The proteins below come from a single Salvelinus alpinus chromosome 18, SLU_Salpinus.1, whole genome shotgun sequence genomic window:
- the LOC139543812 gene encoding 3'-5' exoribonuclease 1-like, which yields MEEYKENIQDKGDNVKLSSKPEEDDKSCNKVCSNIGEPVPQVSSTRGEFSDPVYKEIALANGQINRMNKDELRSKLSECKLDTRGVKDVMKKRLKNYYKKQKLSLMQSVTEGAPTDAYYDFICVVDFEATCEQDNPLDFTHEIIEFPMVLFNTHTLDIEDSFQEYVRPEVNTQLSEFCIKLTGITQKMVDEADTFPNVLKRVVLWLQEKELGTKYKYAILTDGSWDMSKFMNTQCRLSRLRYPQFAKKWINIKKFYGNFYKVPRTQTKLSSMLEKLGLQYEGRPHSGLDDSRNIARIALRMLQDGCQLRINERMHEGQLRTVPSSAPVEGAPPPHTPRSRD from the exons ATGGAGGAATACAAGGAGAATATTCAAGACAAGGGTGACAATGTGAAATTGTCTTCTAAACCCGAGGAAGATGACAAG TCTTGCAACAAGGTGTGTAGTAACATTGGTGAACCTGTCCCTCAAGTATCTTCTACTCGTGGCGAGTTCAGTGATCCTGTTTACAAAGAGATTGCTCTTGCAAATGGACAGATCAACCGCATGAACAAGGATGAGCTTCGGTCTAAACTGTCAGAGTGTAAGCTTGACACAAG AGGTGTGAAGGATGTGATGAAGAAGCGGCTGAAGAACTACTACAAGAAGCAGAAGCTGTCTTTGATGCAGTCTGTGACAGAGGGTGCACCAACTGATGCCTACTACGATTTCATCTGTGTGGTGGACTTTGAGGCAACGTGTGAACAGGACAACCCCCTTGACTTCACGCATGAAATCATTGAGTTCCCAATGGTCCTGTTCAACACCCACACTTTAGACATT GAGGACAGCTTTCAGGAATATGTCAGGCCAGAAGTCAACACACAGCTGTCAGAGTTCTGCATAAAGTTGACAGGGATAACACAG AAAATGGTGGATGAAGCAGACACATTCCCCAATGTTCTTAAGCGGGTGGTGCTTTGGCTTCAGGAGAAAGAGCTTGGCACAAAATACAAATATGCCATTCTTACAGATGG ATCTTGGGACATGAGCAAGTTCATGAACACCCAGTGCCGTTTAAGTCGGCTCAGATATCCACAGTTTGCAAAGAAGTGGATCAACATCAAGAAATTCTATGGAAACTTCTATAAG GTCCCTCGTACCCAGACCAAGCTGAGCAGCATGCTAGAGAAGCTGGGACTTCAATACGAGGGCCGCCCTCACTCTGGCCTGGATGACTCGCGCAACATTGCTCGCATTGCGCTGCGCATGCTGCAGGATGGCTGCCAACTGCGCATCAACGAGCGCATGCACGAAGGACAGCTGCGGACTGTGCCCAGCTCTGCCCCTGTGGAAGGAGCCCCACCCCCACATACTCCTCGCAGCAGAGACTAG